One Bacillota bacterium genomic window carries:
- the ytfJ gene encoding GerW family sporulation protein → MAEHPIQGLMRTAMESIKEMVDVNTIVGDPVQTQDGQVIVPVSRVAFGFAAGGGDMAGGAGQSQGQGGGEEGDESGGGGEGGGQGRNPFAGGSGAGVSIQPMGFLVVSNRNVRMLSVDGRAVFDRLIDVAPQMIGELRGLFGGAGDGQGPAMEAGGVEGRPVGEAAEPTKRRQARDYRL, encoded by the coding sequence GTGGCGGAACATCCCATCCAGGGCCTGATGCGAACGGCCATGGAGAGTATCAAGGAAATGGTCGACGTCAACACGATCGTCGGTGATCCCGTCCAGACCCAGGACGGACAGGTGATCGTCCCGGTCAGCCGGGTGGCCTTCGGTTTTGCCGCCGGCGGCGGGGACATGGCCGGCGGCGCCGGTCAGAGTCAGGGTCAGGGAGGCGGCGAAGAGGGCGATGAGTCGGGCGGCGGCGGCGAGGGCGGCGGACAGGGCCGGAACCCCTTCGCCGGCGGAAGTGGGGCCGGCGTTTCGATCCAGCCCATGGGCTTCCTGGTGGTCAGCAACCGGAACGTGCGGATGCTCTCCGTCGACGGCCGGGCGGTCTTCGACCGGCTGATCGATGTCGCCCCGCAGATGATCGGGGAATTGCGCGGTCTCTTCGGGGGAGCCGGGGACGGCCAGGGGCCGGCGATGGAAGCGGGGGGCGTCGAGGGCCGGCCGGTCGGAGAGGCCGCCGAGCCAACCAAGCGACGACAGGCCCGGGATTACCGGCTCTGA
- a CDS encoding DUF2953 domain-containing protein, which produces MVWAAVILAALLLLLRQNLEVRVLYRGQGGHQGLEVTVSAFGGRALYQSAHPVKAATRGAAGAVTGAAESWFDVPHALRRWAEQITRAEAAVSDYQVVVDYLRRRVVARRIAAEVTVGTGEVFWTGVATGAAWATLGIIGSRLRRIVPVGPAQPAFKVVPSYERRAFEASLDCIFTVRTGHIIGAVVRVWQAGRRRRLTRVRSG; this is translated from the coding sequence TTGGTCTGGGCCGCCGTCATCCTGGCGGCTCTTTTGCTTTTGCTCCGGCAGAACCTCGAAGTCAGGGTCCTCTACCGGGGACAAGGAGGCCACCAAGGTCTCGAGGTGACGGTGTCGGCCTTCGGCGGGCGGGCGCTCTATCAGTCGGCCCACCCAGTCAAGGCAGCCACACGGGGAGCGGCCGGCGCCGTCACCGGCGCGGCCGAATCGTGGTTCGATGTCCCTCATGCCCTGCGTCGGTGGGCCGAACAGATCACCAGGGCCGAGGCGGCCGTGTCTGACTACCAGGTCGTTGTCGACTACCTCCGGCGGAGGGTCGTCGCCAGGCGGATCGCCGCCGAGGTGACGGTCGGCACCGGCGAGGTCTTCTGGACCGGGGTGGCCACTGGTGCTGCCTGGGCGACCCTGGGTATCATCGGTTCGCGACTGCGCCGGATCGTCCCGGTGGGCCCGGCCCAGCCGGCGTTCAAGGTCGTGCCAAGCTATGAGCGACGGGCCTTTGAAGCCAGCCTGGACTGCATATTCACCGTCCGGACCGGCCATATTATTGGAGCCGTGGTGCGCGTTTGGCAAGCCGGAAGAAGGCGGCGCCTCACCCGGGTTAGGAGTGGATGA
- the scpB gene encoding SMC-Scp complex subunit ScpB: protein MIEPNVNGKAALEAVLLSAPAPARLADLAEALEAKPEEVSILLAELAAEYDRDGRGFAVQAVAGGYRLVSRPAYAGYVVRYLKPQVLPGLTPAALETLAIVAYRQPVTKVEIEAIRGVRVDKPLNTLLERGVIRELGRKEGIGRPILYGTTSLFLEHFGLGSLADLPGLEEGSAERAAVEAAASAQGEPAESPTDAAPSPDEAGTGRDV from the coding sequence GTGATCGAGCCGAATGTGAACGGCAAGGCCGCCCTCGAGGCTGTTCTCCTATCCGCCCCGGCGCCGGCCCGGTTGGCCGACTTGGCCGAGGCGCTGGAGGCCAAACCCGAGGAAGTCTCGATCCTCCTGGCCGAGTTGGCCGCCGAGTACGACCGAGACGGGCGCGGGTTCGCGGTTCAGGCCGTGGCCGGCGGATACCGTCTGGTGTCCAGACCGGCCTATGCCGGTTACGTCGTCCGCTATCTGAAACCCCAAGTCCTGCCCGGGCTGACCCCGGCGGCCCTGGAGACCCTGGCCATCGTGGCCTACCGGCAGCCGGTGACCAAAGTCGAGATCGAGGCCATCCGCGGCGTCCGCGTGGACAAACCCCTCAACACCCTCCTCGAGCGGGGAGTGATCAGGGAGCTCGGGCGCAAGGAGGGGATCGGACGCCCAATCCTCTATGGGACGACGTCGCTCTTCTTGGAGCATTTCGGACTGGGCAGCCTGGCCGATCTACCCGGGCTCGAAGAAGGCTCGGCCGAGCGGGCGGCGGTCGAAGCGGCGGCCTCGGCCCAGGGGGAGCCGGCCGAATCGCCGACCGACGCGGCACCATCGCCGGATGAGGCGGGGACTGGCCGGGACGTCTGA